Proteins from a genomic interval of Sporolactobacillus sp. Y61:
- the hemW gene encoding radical SAM family heme chaperone HemW, with protein sequence MTDRVERGAYIHIPFCDHICFYCDFNKVFIKNQPVDAYLDTLEKEMAFYAAMGPAETIYIGGGTPTALNDAQFSRLMDMVEKHLQHPGIREYTVEVNPENLNEEKLDLMKQHGVSRLSVGVQSFDDALLKTIGRAHSASEAEEAIRRIRSAGFHNITLDLMFALPGQTETSLHRSLERATELGMPHISIYSLQIEPKTIFYNRMKSGKLRLPGQDIEADMYGQIILKLEENGLRQYEISNFAKPGYEGIHNSLYWQNREYYGIGAGAHGYVRGMRYANAGPLKKYIANVRQKNHARVLEHQVTEKEKMEEEMFLGLRMMKGVSQRRFLKKFHRSMSDIYGRQIDQLIHEGLLIAKADRIRLSRKGIFLGNNVFEAFLLS encoded by the coding sequence ATGACTGACAGAGTTGAAAGAGGTGCCTACATACATATCCCCTTTTGCGATCATATCTGTTTTTACTGCGATTTTAATAAGGTATTTATCAAAAATCAGCCGGTGGATGCCTATCTGGATACACTGGAGAAAGAAATGGCCTTTTATGCGGCGATGGGGCCTGCAGAAACGATCTATATCGGTGGAGGAACGCCGACAGCACTTAATGATGCACAGTTCAGCCGGCTGATGGACATGGTTGAGAAACATCTGCAGCACCCCGGTATCCGTGAATACACCGTTGAAGTGAACCCTGAAAATCTGAATGAAGAAAAATTAGATCTGATGAAGCAACATGGGGTCTCGCGGCTGAGTGTCGGCGTACAATCCTTTGATGATGCATTGCTGAAAACGATCGGCCGTGCTCATTCGGCATCTGAGGCGGAAGAAGCTATTCGTCGCATCCGGTCAGCCGGCTTTCATAATATAACACTTGATCTGATGTTCGCTCTGCCGGGACAGACGGAGACGTCGCTGCACAGGTCACTGGAACGCGCGACAGAGCTTGGCATGCCGCACATATCTATTTATTCGCTGCAGATTGAGCCAAAAACCATTTTTTACAATCGGATGAAAAGCGGAAAACTCAGACTGCCCGGACAGGATATCGAAGCGGATATGTATGGCCAGATCATACTGAAATTAGAGGAAAACGGACTCCGACAATATGAAATCAGTAATTTTGCGAAGCCGGGCTATGAAGGTATCCATAATTCGCTTTACTGGCAGAACAGAGAATACTATGGAATCGGAGCCGGCGCGCACGGGTATGTCAGAGGAATGCGTTACGCGAATGCGGGACCTTTAAAAAAATATATCGCAAATGTCAGGCAAAAAAATCATGCAAGAGTGTTGGAACATCAGGTCACGGAAAAAGAAAAAATGGAAGAAGAAATGTTTCTTGGATTGAGGATGATGAAAGGCGTAAGCCAGCGCCGGTTTTTGAAAAAATTCCATCGATCGATGTCAGACATATATGGACGGCAAATCGATCAGTTAATCCATGAAGGTCTTCTAATTGCAAAGGCAGATCGAATCCGTTTATCCAGGAAAGGCATTTTTTTGGGAAATAACGTTTTTGAAGCGTTTTTATTGTCATGA
- the hrcA gene encoding heat-inducible transcriptional repressor HrcA, which translates to MPTERQLFLLQLLVNDYIVTAEPVGSRSIAKRDDVHFSPATIRNDLADLEEMGYLEKTHLSSGRVPSEKGYRFYVDHLLSPAILTKKELSDIRGVYREKFLETDEMIRATAEILSEFTNYTAIMLGPELLDMKLKHIQLIKLTDVQGVLIIVTDTGHVENRVVTLPAGIRAEDIEKVVNILNDKLNMVPLYQLQSRLNTEIRSVLRDNVSYYERVMDLLTEGLSIDDPEQIFYSGKSNMLAQPEFQDINKVIQLLNVLEGKDLVRELLDMPPGGLHIRIGRENKLNGIEDCSLITTTYTVGGEHLGTVAVIGPKRMAYPRVVTLIDLLSKILTSALSDRRVEKR; encoded by the coding sequence ATGCCGACGGAACGTCAGTTGTTTCTCTTACAGCTTCTGGTCAATGATTATATCGTTACTGCTGAACCCGTAGGATCGCGTTCGATCGCCAAACGTGATGATGTCCATTTCAGTCCGGCAACGATTCGTAATGATCTCGCAGATCTGGAAGAAATGGGCTATCTTGAGAAAACACATCTCTCTTCCGGGCGTGTGCCGTCTGAGAAAGGGTATCGTTTCTACGTTGACCATCTTCTTTCTCCGGCAATTCTGACCAAAAAGGAATTATCAGATATTCGCGGGGTATATCGGGAAAAATTTTTGGAAACAGATGAAATGATCCGTGCTACGGCTGAGATCCTCTCTGAGTTTACGAATTATACGGCGATTATGCTGGGACCTGAGCTTCTGGATATGAAACTGAAACATATCCAGCTGATCAAGTTAACCGATGTCCAGGGTGTACTTATTATTGTCACGGATACAGGTCACGTTGAGAACAGGGTTGTTACGCTTCCGGCTGGAATCAGGGCGGAGGATATAGAAAAAGTGGTCAATATCCTTAATGATAAACTGAATATGGTTCCGCTCTATCAGCTGCAGAGCCGGCTCAATACGGAAATTCGCAGTGTACTCAGAGATAATGTCAGCTATTATGAGCGGGTGATGGATCTTTTGACCGAAGGACTGTCCATTGACGATCCGGAACAGATTTTTTATAGTGGCAAAAGCAACATGCTGGCGCAACCGGAATTTCAGGACATTAACAAAGTGATTCAGCTGCTCAACGTATTAGAAGGTAAAGACCTTGTTCGTGAGCTGCTGGACATGCCGCCCGGCGGACTGCATATTCGAATCGGTCGTGAAAACAAGCTGAATGGTATTGAGGACTGCAGTCTGATCACGACGACTTATACCGTCGGCGGCGAACATCTCGGCACAGTTGCTGTGATCGGTCCAAAACGTATGGCCTATCCCCGGGTAGTCACGCTAATTGATCTGCTGTCAAAGATTTTAACAAGCGCATTAAGTGACAGGAGAGTTGAAAAAAGATAA
- the lepA gene encoding translation elongation factor 4 — MSDTKKSRQSHIRNFSIIAHIDHGKSTLADRILEATQALTKREMKEQALDAMDLERERGITIKLNAVELTYHAPDGETYIFHLIDTPGHVDFSYEVSRSLAACEGALLVVDAAQGVEAQTLANVYLALENNLEIIPVINKIDLPNADPDRVKKEIEDVIGLDASDAVLASAKKGIGTDEILKQIIEKIPAPQGDPDAPLRALIFDSLYDTYRGVVVYIRVTDGTVKVGDKIKLMSNGKIFEVTEVGVSTPKIETRDSLTVGDVGFLTAAIKSVHETRVGDTVTSAEQPASKPLPGYRRMHPMVYCGLYPIDNARYDDLREALGRLELNDAALQYEPETSEALGFGFRCGFLGLLHMDIVQERLEREFNIDLIATAPGVIYKVKQTDGTTVRVGNPADMPERKYIDEIEEPYVKATIMTPNDYIGAVMELCQRKRGEFRTMEYLDENRSNVIYTLPLSEIMYDFFDSLKSNTKGYASLDYEMDGYRVSDLVKMDILLNGEKVDALSVIVHKEFAYERGRAIVEKLKELIPRQQFEIPVQAAIGQKIISRSNIKALRKNVLAKCYGGDVSRKRKLLEKQKEGKKRMKAVGNVEVPQEAFMAVFRMSHDD, encoded by the coding sequence ATGTCGGATACTAAAAAGAGCAGACAGTCGCATATTCGTAATTTTTCAATTATCGCTCATATTGATCACGGAAAATCAACACTTGCCGATCGTATACTCGAAGCAACCCAGGCTCTGACCAAAAGAGAGATGAAGGAGCAGGCCCTTGATGCCATGGACCTGGAGCGGGAACGCGGAATAACGATCAAACTTAACGCGGTTGAGCTGACGTACCATGCACCCGACGGCGAAACGTATATTTTCCACTTAATTGATACACCGGGACACGTCGATTTTTCTTATGAAGTGTCGCGCAGTCTGGCAGCCTGTGAGGGGGCTTTACTTGTCGTTGATGCAGCGCAGGGGGTTGAGGCGCAGACGCTGGCCAATGTCTATCTCGCACTGGAAAATAACCTTGAAATTATACCTGTTATTAATAAAATTGATCTTCCAAACGCAGACCCCGATCGAGTAAAGAAAGAGATTGAGGATGTGATCGGACTGGATGCATCAGACGCCGTTCTGGCATCAGCAAAAAAAGGAATCGGAACAGATGAGATATTGAAACAGATCATTGAAAAAATCCCGGCACCTCAGGGCGATCCGGATGCGCCACTGCGTGCCTTGATTTTCGACTCGCTGTATGACACGTACAGAGGCGTCGTCGTCTACATTCGTGTGACGGACGGGACTGTGAAGGTTGGCGACAAAATAAAACTGATGTCAAATGGTAAAATATTTGAAGTCACCGAAGTCGGTGTTTCAACGCCAAAGATAGAGACGCGTGACAGCCTGACCGTCGGTGATGTCGGTTTTCTTACGGCGGCGATTAAGTCTGTGCATGAAACGCGGGTGGGTGATACAGTCACTTCTGCAGAACAGCCGGCATCAAAGCCGCTGCCAGGATACCGCAGGATGCATCCGATGGTTTACTGCGGCCTCTATCCGATAGATAATGCGCGCTATGATGATCTGCGCGAAGCACTTGGACGACTGGAATTGAATGATGCAGCCCTGCAGTATGAGCCGGAAACATCTGAAGCACTTGGGTTCGGCTTCCGCTGCGGTTTTCTCGGGCTTCTGCACATGGACATTGTACAGGAACGGCTCGAACGTGAATTCAATATTGATCTGATTGCGACAGCACCAGGCGTCATTTATAAGGTAAAACAGACAGATGGAACAACGGTCAGGGTGGGTAACCCCGCAGATATGCCTGAGAGAAAATACATCGATGAAATCGAAGAACCCTATGTTAAAGCGACAATTATGACGCCGAACGACTATATCGGAGCGGTTATGGAACTTTGCCAGAGAAAGCGCGGTGAATTCAGGACGATGGAATATCTTGACGAAAACCGGTCGAATGTCATTTATACGCTCCCGCTTTCCGAGATTATGTATGATTTCTTCGACTCCCTGAAATCCAATACAAAAGGATACGCCTCTCTGGATTACGAAATGGACGGATACAGAGTCAGCGATCTGGTAAAGATGGATATTTTACTCAACGGGGAAAAGGTAGACGCGCTTTCGGTGATTGTACATAAAGAATTTGCCTATGAACGTGGCAGAGCTATTGTAGAAAAGCTGAAAGAACTGATACCCCGGCAACAATTTGAGATCCCTGTTCAGGCTGCGATCGGCCAGAAGATTATCAGCCGCTCAAATATTAAAGCATTACGGAAAAATGTCCTTGCAAAATGCTATGGCGGTGATGTATCCAGAAAGCGCAAACTGCTTGAGAAACAGAAAGAAGGTAAAAAAAGGATGAAGGCAGTCGGGAATGTGGAAGTCCCGCAGGAAGCCTTCATGGCCGTGTTCAGGATGAGTCACGATGACTGA